In Shewanella sp. VB17, a single genomic region encodes these proteins:
- the nrdA gene encoding class 1a ribonucleoside-diphosphate reductase subunit alpha: protein MNSNLKVTKRSGEREIIDLEKIHRVITWAAKDLTNVSVSEVELRSHLQFFDGIPTEAIHETIIKAAADLISPESPDYQFLSARLAIFHLRKKAFGQFEPPKLYDHVVKLVEMGKYDTHILQDYSREELDILDGYIDHWRDMDFSYAAVKQLEGKYLVQNRVTHEIYESAQFLYILVAACLFANYSRETRLEYIKRFYNAVSTFKISLPTPIMAGVRTPTRQFSSCVLIECDDSLDSINATASSIVKYVSQRAGIGINAGRIRALGSPIRGGEAFHTGCLPFFKYFQTAVKSCSQGGVRGGAATLFYPLWHLEVESLLVLKNNRGVDDNRVRHLDYGVQLNKLMYQRLIKGGVISLFSPSDVPGLYDAFFEDQDEFDRLYLQYEADPTVRKQQIKATELFGLMMQERASTGRIYIQNIDHCNTHSPFDSKVAPIRQSNLCLEIALPTKPLNNVNDPEGEIALCTLSALNLGAIKDLAELEPLADLAVRALDNLLDYQDYPLIAAEKSSMNRRTLGIGVINFANYLAKEGVRYSDGSANNITHKTFEAIQFYLLKASMNLAKEQGPCPAFHETTYSKGVLPIDTYKRALDAICDEPLHMDWDTLRQDIVTHGLRNSTLSALMPSETSSQISNATNGIEPPRGLISVKSSKDGQLKQVVPDFNKYQHSYELLWQMPNNEGYLQLVGLMQKFVDQAISANTNYDPSRFDNQKVPMQVLLQDLLNAYKLGIKTLYYHNTRDGASDNHDDMVSVEQEDDDCAGGACKI from the coding sequence ATGAACAGTAATTTGAAAGTCACAAAACGCAGTGGCGAACGCGAAATCATCGATCTCGAGAAAATTCACCGTGTGATCACATGGGCAGCAAAAGACCTAACCAATGTATCGGTCTCTGAGGTAGAACTTCGTTCTCACTTGCAGTTTTTTGATGGGATCCCAACCGAAGCTATTCATGAAACTATCATTAAAGCTGCTGCCGATCTTATCTCTCCAGAATCGCCTGATTATCAGTTTTTGTCTGCCCGTTTAGCGATATTTCATTTGCGTAAAAAAGCCTTTGGTCAATTCGAACCCCCAAAGTTGTATGATCACGTTGTTAAATTGGTTGAAATGGGCAAATATGATACCCATATTCTTCAAGATTACAGTCGTGAAGAGCTCGATATCTTGGACGGATATATCGACCATTGGCGTGACATGGATTTTTCCTACGCAGCTGTCAAACAGCTAGAAGGTAAATATCTGGTGCAAAACCGTGTTACACACGAAATTTATGAGAGCGCACAATTTCTCTATATATTAGTTGCAGCCTGTTTATTTGCCAATTATTCACGTGAGACGCGTTTAGAGTACATTAAGCGTTTTTACAATGCGGTATCGACCTTTAAAATTTCGCTACCCACCCCGATCATGGCGGGCGTACGCACACCCACACGCCAATTCAGCTCATGTGTATTAATTGAGTGTGATGATAGTTTAGATTCCATCAACGCCACAGCCTCTTCCATCGTTAAATATGTCAGTCAACGTGCTGGCATCGGCATTAACGCCGGCCGTATTCGAGCATTAGGCAGCCCTATCCGTGGGGGCGAAGCATTTCATACTGGTTGCTTGCCTTTTTTCAAGTATTTTCAAACAGCAGTAAAATCGTGTTCTCAAGGTGGCGTACGTGGTGGTGCTGCCACATTGTTTTACCCATTATGGCACCTTGAAGTGGAGTCATTACTGGTATTAAAAAATAATCGAGGCGTCGATGACAACCGCGTTCGCCATCTTGATTACGGTGTACAACTGAATAAACTCATGTATCAGCGCTTGATCAAAGGCGGGGTGATCAGTTTATTCAGCCCATCGGATGTACCAGGGCTATACGATGCTTTCTTTGAAGATCAAGACGAGTTTGATCGCCTTTACCTTCAATATGAAGCCGATCCTACGGTACGTAAGCAACAAATAAAAGCCACAGAGTTGTTTGGTTTAATGATGCAGGAGCGCGCCTCTACTGGGCGGATCTACATTCAAAATATCGATCACTGCAATACTCACAGTCCTTTTGACAGCAAAGTGGCTCCGATCAGACAATCTAACTTGTGCCTTGAAATTGCGCTGCCCACCAAACCACTAAACAATGTTAATGATCCCGAAGGCGAAATAGCCCTTTGCACCTTATCAGCATTAAATTTAGGGGCGATTAAAGACCTAGCAGAGCTTGAACCCCTTGCCGATCTGGCTGTTCGTGCGCTGGATAATTTGCTCGATTACCAAGATTACCCCTTGATCGCAGCTGAAAAATCATCCATGAACCGTCGCACTTTAGGCATAGGCGTGATCAATTTTGCCAACTACTTAGCCAAAGAAGGCGTGCGGTATTCAGATGGCTCTGCCAATAACATTACCCACAAGACATTCGAAGCCATTCAGTTCTACCTCTTGAAAGCCTCAATGAACTTGGCTAAAGAGCAAGGCCCTTGTCCGGCATTTCATGAAACGACCTATTCTAAAGGTGTGTTGCCCATCGACACATACAAACGGGCACTCGATGCAATTTGTGATGAGCCGCTGCACATGGATTGGGACACACTACGCCAAGATATCGTGACTCATGGGCTACGCAATTCAACACTGTCGGCATTAATGCCCTCAGAAACATCATCACAGATCTCCAATGCAACCAATGGCATTGAACCACCACGAGGTCTTATTAGTGTCAAATCGAGTAAAGATGGTCAGTTGAAGCAAGTGGTCCCTGATTTTAATAAATACCAACACAGCTATGAACTACTGTGGCAAATGCCAAATAACGAGGGTTACTTACAGCTGGTTGGTTTGATGCAAAAGTTTGTCGATCAAGCCATTTCAGCCAACACTAACTATGATCCATCCCGTTTTGATAACCAAAAAGTCCCCATGCAAGTCTTGCTACAAGATCTGCTTAATGCGTACAAACTTGGTATTAAAACGCTTTACTATCACAACACACGTGATGGTGCATCAGACAACCATGATGACATGGTCAGCGTCGAACAAGAAGACGATGACTGTGCTGGCGGTGCGTGTAAGATTTAA
- a CDS encoding HAD family hydrolase, with the protein MTDISPVCSKPIIKAVLFDLDGTLVDTAPDLVAALNLSLAEYHYPQVIFDEMRHTASNGSLAMAKAAQPNMTEAEQINIQQGLLRHYAQINGQHSHLFEGIAALLDYLDAQSIPYGIVTNKPARFTRPLLDVLGLTASMKTVISGDSTRVPKPDPAPMLLAAQQINCAPEHILYLGDAERDLVAAANTKMLGAIAMWGYIAPDDRPELWPQDHTVHSPQDVIDILQHQSAQLN; encoded by the coding sequence ATGACCGATATCTCCCCAGTTTGTAGCAAACCAATCATTAAAGCGGTATTATTTGATCTCGACGGCACCTTAGTTGACACCGCCCCCGATCTGGTTGCGGCGCTCAATCTAAGTTTAGCTGAATATCATTACCCACAAGTCATATTCGATGAGATGCGTCACACCGCCTCCAACGGCAGCTTAGCCATGGCTAAAGCTGCACAACCGAATATGACTGAAGCTGAGCAAATCAACATACAACAAGGACTACTCCGCCATTATGCTCAAATCAACGGCCAACATAGCCACCTATTTGAGGGGATCGCGGCCCTGCTTGATTATTTGGATGCACAATCCATCCCTTATGGTATTGTGACCAATAAGCCCGCCCGTTTTACTCGTCCGCTGCTCGATGTATTAGGGCTAACGGCTAGCATGAAAACCGTGATAAGTGGTGACAGCACTCGGGTGCCCAAACCTGATCCTGCGCCCATGCTACTGGCCGCTCAGCAAATCAACTGTGCACCTGAGCATATTCTCTATTTAGGCGATGCTGAACGAGACTTAGTTGCTGCCGCTAACACCAAAATGTTAGGGGCTATCGCAATGTGGGGGTACATTGCACCTGACGACAGGCCAGAACTGTGGCCACAAGATCACACCGTCCATTCACCTCAAGATGTCATTGACATTTTACAGCACCAATCTGCTCAGTTGAACTAG
- the ubiG gene encoding bifunctional 2-polyprenyl-6-hydroxyphenol methylase/3-demethylubiquinol 3-O-methyltransferase UbiG: MQQDTQKAINVDPNEIAKFEKMAVTWWDPEGEFKPLHQLNPLRLNYIDQTCGGVFGKRILDVGCGGGILSESMARIGANVDGLDMGTEPLDVARLHALEMGVDVHYIQDTAESHRDNHLQAYDVITCMEMLEHVPNPQSVIQACADMLKPGGYAFFSTINRNLRAYVETILGAEYLLKMLPIGTHDHKKFIKPSELISLAEHAELFCENATGITFNPLTDTFRYTKRVDVNYMIATKKSQD, from the coding sequence GTGCAGCAAGATACGCAAAAAGCAATCAATGTCGATCCCAATGAAATAGCCAAATTTGAAAAAATGGCCGTCACCTGGTGGGATCCAGAAGGCGAATTTAAGCCGCTGCATCAATTAAATCCTTTGCGTCTAAACTACATTGATCAAACCTGTGGCGGCGTATTTGGTAAACGTATTCTCGATGTCGGCTGCGGCGGTGGGATTTTATCAGAAAGTATGGCCCGCATTGGCGCTAACGTCGACGGACTCGATATGGGCACAGAGCCTTTAGATGTCGCCAGACTGCACGCACTGGAAATGGGCGTTGATGTTCACTATATACAAGACACGGCAGAATCACATCGAGATAACCACCTACAAGCTTATGATGTCATCACCTGCATGGAAATGTTAGAGCATGTCCCTAACCCACAATCGGTGATCCAAGCCTGTGCAGATATGCTAAAGCCTGGTGGTTATGCTTTCTTTTCCACCATTAATCGCAACCTGCGTGCTTATGTTGAAACCATATTAGGAGCAGAATACCTGCTTAAAATGCTACCGATAGGCACACATGATCATAAAAAATTTATTAAACCTTCAGAGCTAATCTCATTGGCAGAACATGCAGAACTTTTTTGTGAAAATGCCACAGGCATCACCTTCAATCCACTCACCGACACATTTCGCTATACCAAGCGTGTTGATGTTAACTATATGATAGCAACAAAAAAGAGCCAAGATTAA
- the gyrA gene encoding DNA gyrase subunit A, whose translation MTDLASSITPINIEDELKNSYLDYAMSVIVGRALPDVRDGLKPVHRRVLFAMSELKNDWNKPYKKSARVVGDVIGKYHPHGDTAVYDTIVRLAQPFSMRYPLIDGQGNFGSVDGDAAAAMRYTEIRMDKVAHQLLADLDKETVDFVPNYDGTEFIPAVLPTRIPTLLVNGSSGIAVGMATNIPPHNLSEVLAGCLALIENPDLTINELMEYIPGPDFPTSGIINGRKGIIDGYHTGRGRAVMRAKAEVETEDNGRERIIVHEIPYQVNKARLIEKIAELVKDKKIEGISGLRDESDKDGMRIVVEIKRGEVGEVVLNNLYAQTQMQCSFGINMVALTNGQPKLFNLKEMLECFILHRREVVTRRTVFELRKARDRAHILESLAIALANIDPIIALIKASPTPAEAKIKLIDAGWELGHVQGMLEKAGDDAARPEWLAPEYGIREGRYYLTEQQAQAILDLRLHKLTGLEHEKILKEYEELLEIIAALLYILRSSTRLMEVITEELNEVLLNFGDERRTVINANEVDMSLEDLINEEDVVVTLSHLGYAKYQVLTDYQAQRRGGKGKAATKVKDEDFVEKLLVANTHDTILCFSDFGKMYWLKVYQLPLASRTARGRPIVNLLPLAEGEHITAILPVREYAEDKYIIMATSHGTVKKTALTAYSNPRANGIIAVNLKDGDQLIGVDITDGNDDIMLFSNEGKVVRFNEKARSSETGEVKLDPETGEEMIALRAMGRTATGVRGIKLEAGQQVVSLIVPKGKGDILTVTENGYGKRTDLSEYPAKSRGTKGVVSIKVSERNGEVVGAVQVSENDEIMLISNKGTLVRTPATGVSSIGRNTQGVTIIRTVEDEKVVGLQRIDEIQEPAPELDEEGNPIIPAIADHSVETGSEADTPEVDDAADTDE comes from the coding sequence ATGACTGATCTGGCTTCATCTATAACTCCAATTAATATTGAAGACGAATTAAAAAATTCATATCTAGATTACGCCATGAGTGTGATCGTAGGCCGAGCATTACCCGATGTTCGCGATGGTTTAAAACCAGTGCACCGTCGCGTATTGTTCGCGATGAGTGAGCTTAAAAACGATTGGAATAAACCTTATAAAAAATCGGCTCGTGTTGTTGGCGATGTTATTGGTAAGTACCACCCACATGGTGATACAGCTGTTTACGATACTATTGTTCGTTTAGCTCAGCCCTTCTCAATGCGTTATCCCTTGATTGATGGGCAAGGTAACTTTGGTTCAGTCGATGGTGATGCTGCCGCGGCAATGCGTTATACCGAAATTCGCATGGACAAAGTGGCGCATCAACTATTAGCCGATCTTGACAAAGAGACAGTGGATTTTGTGCCTAACTACGATGGCACCGAATTTATTCCTGCGGTATTGCCTACCCGGATCCCCACCTTGCTGGTCAATGGTTCATCGGGTATTGCTGTTGGGATGGCGACGAACATTCCGCCACACAATCTAAGTGAAGTGCTCGCCGGTTGTTTAGCGCTGATTGAAAATCCAGATTTAACCATCAACGAATTGATGGAGTACATCCCTGGACCTGATTTCCCCACTTCAGGGATCATCAATGGCCGTAAGGGCATTATTGACGGTTATCATACTGGTCGTGGCCGCGCAGTCATGCGCGCTAAAGCGGAAGTAGAGACTGAAGACAATGGCCGCGAACGTATTATTGTTCATGAAATCCCTTATCAAGTGAATAAAGCACGCTTGATTGAAAAGATTGCAGAACTGGTAAAAGATAAAAAAATCGAAGGCATTAGTGGTTTACGTGACGAGTCTGATAAAGACGGTATGCGTATTGTTGTTGAGATCAAGCGTGGTGAAGTGGGTGAGGTTGTGCTTAACAACTTGTACGCTCAAACACAGATGCAGTGTTCTTTTGGCATAAACATGGTGGCATTGACCAATGGTCAGCCGAAACTGTTTAACCTTAAAGAAATGCTAGAATGTTTTATTTTGCATCGCCGCGAAGTCGTCACTCGTCGTACGGTTTTTGAGTTACGTAAAGCCCGCGATCGTGCACACATTCTTGAGTCTTTAGCCATTGCATTGGCCAATATCGATCCTATCATTGCATTGATTAAAGCCTCTCCCACACCAGCAGAAGCTAAAATTAAGCTGATTGATGCAGGATGGGAATTGGGCCATGTGCAGGGTATGCTTGAAAAAGCTGGTGACGATGCCGCTCGCCCTGAATGGTTAGCCCCAGAATACGGCATTCGAGAGGGTCGTTACTACTTAACTGAGCAGCAAGCACAAGCTATTTTGGATTTACGCTTGCACAAATTAACGGGTCTTGAGCATGAGAAGATCTTAAAAGAGTATGAAGAACTACTCGAGATCATTGCTGCCTTACTTTATATTCTTCGCAGCTCAACTCGGTTGATGGAAGTGATCACCGAAGAGCTCAATGAAGTGCTGCTTAATTTTGGTGACGAACGCCGGACCGTGATTAATGCTAATGAAGTTGATATGAGTCTTGAAGATCTGATCAATGAAGAAGATGTGGTGGTAACTCTTTCACATCTTGGTTATGCCAAGTATCAAGTGCTCACCGATTACCAAGCGCAGCGTCGTGGTGGTAAAGGTAAAGCCGCAACGAAAGTGAAAGATGAAGACTTTGTTGAAAAGCTTCTTGTTGCTAACACCCATGATACTATCTTGTGTTTCTCAGATTTTGGTAAAATGTATTGGCTTAAGGTTTACCAGTTACCACTGGCGAGCCGTACAGCACGTGGACGGCCAATTGTTAATCTCTTACCACTTGCAGAAGGCGAACACATTACGGCTATTTTGCCAGTGCGCGAATATGCTGAAGATAAGTATATCATCATGGCAACGTCTCACGGTACAGTTAAAAAGACCGCATTGACGGCATACAGTAATCCACGTGCGAATGGCATTATTGCGGTTAACCTTAAGGATGGCGATCAGCTTATTGGCGTTGATATTACAGACGGTAATGACGATATCATGTTGTTCTCTAACGAAGGTAAAGTTGTTAGGTTTAACGAAAAAGCTCGCAGCTCAGAAACAGGCGAAGTTAAATTGGATCCTGAAACAGGTGAAGAAATGATTGCGCTACGTGCGATGGGTCGTACCGCAACGGGTGTGCGCGGCATTAAACTCGAAGCGGGACAGCAAGTGGTGTCTCTTATCGTGCCTAAAGGTAAGGGTGATATTTTAACGGTGACAGAGAATGGTTACGGTAAACGCACAGATCTAAGCGAATACCCTGCTAAGAGTCGTGGTACTAAAGGCGTTGTTTCCATTAAAGTAAGCGAACGTAACGGTGAGGTTGTTGGCGCGGTACAAGTAAGCGAAAATGATGAAATAATGCTGATAAGTAACAAGGGTACCTTAGTGCGTACTCCAGCCACTGGGGTATCAAGTATTGGCCGTAATACTCAAGGTGTCACGATAATACGTACTGTAGAAGATGAGAAAGTTGTTGGCTTACAGCGTATTGATGAGATCCAAGAGCCTGCTCCTGAACTTGATGAAGAAGGTAACCCTATTATCCCAGCGATTGCCGATCATAGTGTTGAGACAGGATCTGAAGCGGATACACCTGAAGTCGATGATGCAGCAGACACTGATGAATAA
- the serC gene encoding 3-phosphoserine/phosphohydroxythreonine transaminase: protein MSATYNFCAGPAMLPQAVMQKAQSELLDWNGLGTSVMEISHRSKEFIALTEQAEVDLRELMSIPANYHLLFMHGGGRGQFSAVVNNFLGNNGKALYLVSGSWSKAAAEEAVNLTSHAQIDRIDIVKNDNNINTVVVPPLLGKSDEYRYVHYCPNETVEGIEIFDDIESPWPIVADMSSNILSREIDVSQYGLIYAGAQKNIGPSGLSIVIVRDDMLSMPSLPQSSIMDYKLAVKHGSMYNTPPTFSWYLAAEVFAWLKSVGGVKAIAQANVEKASVLYDFIDGSAFYSNTVAVQHRSVMNVTFYLTDEALNSEFLFDAMTAGLVALKGHRSVGGMRASIYNAMPLAGVEKLIEFMAQFAQAKQ from the coding sequence GTGAGCGCGACATACAATTTTTGTGCAGGCCCTGCAATGTTACCCCAAGCTGTCATGCAAAAAGCACAGAGCGAACTGCTTGATTGGAATGGTTTAGGAACCTCTGTGATGGAGATAAGTCATCGCAGTAAAGAGTTTATTGCTTTAACTGAACAAGCTGAAGTTGATTTGCGTGAATTGATGTCGATCCCCGCTAACTATCATCTACTATTTATGCATGGTGGTGGTAGAGGGCAGTTTTCTGCTGTTGTGAATAATTTTCTTGGTAATAACGGGAAAGCCCTCTATCTTGTCTCAGGTAGCTGGTCGAAAGCTGCAGCTGAAGAAGCCGTTAACTTGACCAGTCATGCGCAAATAGATAGGATTGATATTGTTAAAAATGATAACAATATCAATACTGTTGTGGTTCCTCCTCTATTAGGTAAGAGCGATGAATATCGCTATGTGCATTATTGTCCCAATGAGACAGTAGAAGGTATCGAAATTTTTGATGATATTGAGAGTCCTTGGCCGATTGTTGCCGATATGTCTTCTAATATACTCTCTAGAGAGATAGATGTGAGTCAGTATGGATTGATCTATGCGGGCGCTCAAAAAAATATTGGTCCATCGGGTTTGAGTATTGTCATTGTGCGTGATGATATGCTGAGTATGCCAAGTCTACCTCAGTCCTCAATTATGGACTATAAATTAGCGGTCAAACACGGATCTATGTATAACACTCCGCCTACCTTTTCTTGGTACCTTGCTGCTGAGGTCTTTGCTTGGCTTAAATCTGTGGGCGGCGTAAAGGCGATAGCTCAGGCGAACGTAGAGAAAGCGAGCGTGTTATACGACTTTATCGACGGCAGCGCCTTTTATTCAAATACGGTTGCGGTACAACATCGCTCAGTGATGAATGTGACGTTTTATTTAACAGACGAAGCGCTTAATAGTGAATTCTTGTTTGATGCGATGACGGCGGGACTCGTGGCGTTAAAAGGCCACCGCAGTGTCGGTGGTATGCGTGCCAGTATTTACAATGCTATGCCGCTTGCTGGAGTAGAGAAGTTGATTGAATTTATGGCGCAGTTTGCTCAAGCAAAACAATAG
- a CDS encoding amino acid aminotransferase, translating to MFDTLTAMPADPILGLMTKYRDDPRAYKIDLGVGVYKDEIGHTPILTCVKKAEQHRIDTETTKVYIGPTGSADFNLLLTQLAFGHDNPALLANRIRTVSTPGGTGALRVAADFIQRASTRTSSGQAVIWVSDPTWANHTGLFEAAGIIVKTYPYYDYDSKSLKFDEMKAALTKVGPDDVVLLHACCHNPSGMDLSTDQWDQIVELTKDQGFTPLIDMAYQGFGDGINEDAYGVRKMAAAVDTMILCSSCSKNFGLYRERIGACSIMGKDSASVNVAFSVLLYVVRCLYSMPPAHGAAIVETILGSPELKQEWLDELKVMRDRINGNRIMLVNKLTEKGAPGNFDFIVQQKGMFSFLGVNQEQVALLQQNNGIYMVDSSRISIAGIGLTNVDHLAESIANVL from the coding sequence ATGTTTGATACTCTCACCGCAATGCCAGCTGATCCTATTCTAGGCTTAATGACAAAATACCGTGACGATCCCCGTGCTTATAAGATTGATTTAGGCGTAGGCGTTTATAAAGATGAGATCGGTCATACCCCTATTTTGACCTGTGTAAAAAAAGCTGAACAACACCGTATCGACACTGAAACAACGAAGGTTTATATCGGTCCAACAGGCTCTGCCGATTTTAATTTATTACTCACTCAACTGGCTTTTGGCCACGATAACCCCGCGTTACTTGCTAATCGCATCCGCACCGTGTCAACACCGGGTGGTACAGGGGCCTTACGTGTGGCTGCAGATTTTATTCAACGTGCCAGCACTCGCACCTCAAGTGGTCAAGCCGTCATTTGGGTCAGCGATCCCACTTGGGCCAACCATACAGGGTTATTTGAAGCCGCCGGCATTATAGTGAAAACCTATCCTTATTATGACTACGACAGTAAAAGTCTTAAGTTTGATGAGATGAAAGCCGCACTCACCAAAGTAGGGCCTGATGATGTCGTACTTTTGCACGCTTGCTGTCATAATCCGAGCGGCATGGATCTTAGTACCGATCAATGGGACCAAATCGTCGAACTCACTAAAGATCAAGGCTTCACTCCGCTTATTGATATGGCGTACCAAGGTTTTGGTGACGGGATTAATGAAGATGCTTATGGTGTCCGTAAAATGGCCGCAGCCGTCGATACAATGATCCTCTGCAGTTCTTGCTCTAAAAACTTCGGCTTATATCGTGAACGCATCGGAGCCTGTTCTATCATGGGCAAAGATAGCGCATCAGTAAATGTGGCGTTTTCAGTGCTCCTCTACGTTGTACGTTGTCTCTACTCAATGCCACCGGCCCATGGCGCCGCCATTGTCGAAACCATTTTAGGCTCACCAGAACTCAAACAAGAATGGTTAGATGAATTGAAAGTCATGCGAGATAGGATCAATGGCAACCGAATCATGTTAGTCAATAAATTAACAGAAAAAGGCGCACCAGGTAACTTCGACTTTATCGTGCAGCAAAAAGGCATGTTTTCCTTCTTAGGGGTCAATCAAGAACAAGTGGCGTTACTGCAACAAAATAATGGAATTTATATGGTCGACTCTAGCCGTATTAGCATCGCAGGCATTGGATTGACCAATGTTGACCACCTAGCTGAATCAATCGCGAATGTATTATAA